The DNA segment GAAGGAGAGCGGCCACAACACGCTCGCCGGGTACAACGTCAACACCATCGCCCTCCAGGTTCCGAAAAAGGACCTGGCGCTCAACGGCGACGCCACCCGCAACCCCGTCATCGGCGTGTGGTCCACCACCGACCGCAAGGGTGCGGCCGTCTCCTCCGGCAAGGGCGCGGAGAGCAGCAAGGGCAATGAGGGTTCGCAGGCTGTGGGCAGTGACTCCAAGGGCGGTCCGCCCTCGCCCGACCAGGGGCAGGCCGGGTGGCACCAGGTCTCGCGGCTCGGAAATCCTCTGGTCAATGAGGTGGTCGTCCCGCTGAAGTACAAGGACGCCTTCAACTCGATCGCCCCGGACACGGACCACACGGTGACACCGGTGGTGAACGCGGTCCTCGATCCGATCGTGCCCAAGCTCATCCAGAGCATCTACGGCGTCCCCGCTCCCGCGACTCCCCGCAAGGATCTCTCCGAGATCTTCCTGTCCGGGATCTGCAAGGCGTGCGGTCCCATCCAGGCGGACCTCAACTCGCAGCTGCTGAACGCGGATGTGAAGAAGAGCGGCTTCGTCCCGTCCGAGGAACTGCGGCTGAACATGGCCGTCCCGACGACGGCCAACCCCAACCGGCTGGGTGTGCTCGCCAAGGACCTGGCCGGCTTCCCCAACGGCCGCCGCCTGAACGACGATGTCGTCGACATCGAGCTCCAGGCGCTGGAGGGCGCCGCCCAGTCGGGCAAGATCGTGCCGGCGCTCGCCGCCGGGGACGCCGTCAACGCCCCCTACCGTCAGCCGACCTCATCGTTCCCGTACGTGGCGCTCCCCAATACGGCCGCCGTCAACCAGGCCGACTCCCTCCACCCCGACGGTGGCGTCGGGGCAGGGCTGGGCGGGACCGCTCTCACCGGTGGCTTCCCCGTCGTAGCGGTGACGGCTCTGACCGGTGGCGCGCTGCTGGCCCTGGCCGGAGCACTGGTCCTGCGCCGTCGGCGTGCGAGCCGGATGTGAGCACCCCTGCCGAACCGGGCCGCCCGTCCTCCCCCGCGGAGGACGGGCGGCCGCGGCGCATCCACCGCTTCCACCCGGCCCGTCCCCGGCGGTTGATCGCGGCCATCGCCGTCGCCGCCGGCATGGGCCTGGCCGGCGCGGGCACCTCCGCGCTCGTCAGCACACAGCCGGCTCCCCGCCACACCGCGGCCGACATCGGGGCCCTCCCGCCACCGCAGACCGCACCGACCTCACCCGGATCGCCCGCGGCCGTTCCCGAGCGCATACGAATACCGGGCATCAGCCTGGACCACTCCCTCACCGGCCTCGACGTGGGCCAGGACGGACACCTCGACGTACCCGGCGACCCGGGCCAGGTCGGCTGGTGGAGCGACGGCCCCCGCCCCGGCGACCCAGGAGCAGCGGTCTTCGTCGGCCACGTCGACTCAATGACCGGCCCCGCCGCGTTCTACAACATCTCCGCCCTGCGCCCCGGCGACGAGATAACCATCGACCGCGCCGACCGCTCCCACGTCACCTTCACCGTCCGGGCCCTGCGCCAGTACGACAAGAACGGCTTCCCCGACGACAAGGTCTACGTCACCACCGGAGCCCCGGCCCTGCGGCTGATCACCTGTGGCGGCACCTACGACCGGGAGCACGGCGGATACCGCGACAACGTGGTCGTCTTCGCCACCCTCACCACCCCAGGACACACCACCCCCACCCGGAGCGGGAATTGAACACCTCTGGTCCCCGACACCTCTCACGGCGTCGCACCTTGCTGGCAGCCGGCACCGTCACCGTCCTCGGCGTGGGCCTCTTCCTCGGCGGCGGCCTGGCGCTCGCCCCCTGGAACGCGACGCAGAGCGATCGGAGCGCAGGGTCAGCCGGCGCGGCGAGTGGCCCCACCGCAGGTGCCGACCCGTTGGCGGCGGACATCGCCGGGCTCCAACAGCACCTGCGGACGGCGCCACGCGATGCGGTGGCCCTGGCGACTCTCGGCCTTGACTACGTCCAGCAGGCGAAATCCACTGCCGACCCGACGTATTACCCCAAGGCCGAAGGCGTCCTCACACGCTCACTGGCGAGCCAGAAGAAGGACAACTTCACCGCCATGGGCGGGATGGCCGCACTCGAAGCCGGCCGCCACCGCTTCACCCAAGCCCTGGACTGGGCCGAGCAAGCCGTCGCCGTCAACCCGTACAGCTCCCCGCTGTACGGGACACTCGCCGACGCGTACACCCAGCTCGGCCGCTACGCGGAAGCGGCAGACGCGACCCAGCGGATGGTCGACCTCAAGCCCGGAGCGCCCTCGCTGTCCCGTGCCTCGTACGTGGCGGAGCTGCGGGGCGACATCACGACCGCCAGGACCGACATGCGGCGGGCCCTGAACGACTCGGCGGGCCCGGCGGACCAGGCGTTCGCCCACTACTACCTCGGCGAACTCGCCTTCAACAACGGGGATCCGGCCACCGAGCTGAAAGAGGCCGAAGCGGGGCTGCGGGTCGCGCCCTCCTACACGGCCCTGTTCCAGGCGAAGGCCAGAGCCGAGACAGCGCTCGGCAAGACCGATGCGGCCATCGCCGACCTCACCCGGGCCGTGCAGCGCGTCCCCCAACCCGAGTACATCCTCCAGCTCGGCGAGCTCTACCAATCCCTGGGCCGCACCAAGCAAGCCGACGAGCAGTACCGGATCTTCCGCGCCGAACAACAGCTCTTCACCACCAACGGCGTCGCCCTCGACTCCGACGCCGCCCTCTTCGAAGCCGACCACGGCAACCCCCAGCAGGCCCTGGCCATCGCCCGCAAGGGACTCGCAACCCGCCCCTTCCTGGAAACGCACGACGCACTCGCCTGGACCCTCCACGTCAACGGCCAGGACCAGGAAGCCCTCGACGAAGCCAACCAGGCACTCGCACCCGGCATGCGCAGCGCCCTCTTCCACTACCACCGGGCCATGATCGAAAAATCACTCGGCGACAACAAAGCGGCTCGCGAAGACCTGACAGCGGCCCTGACCATCAACCCCCACTTCAGCCCGCTGTACGCACCCACAGCACGCGCGGCCCTCACCACACTGAAAACCTCCGCATAACCGTGTAGTCCGGCTCCGGGGGAGCGCCCCCACGCGGGGCTCTGCACCATTCACTCCCCTTGGAAAGGCCGTCGTCCGGGATGCTCCGCAGGAGAGACCGGTGGGCGGGTCCGGTGGCGCCGGCGGGCCGTGTTGATCAGGGCGGTGAGTGCGGAGGCGGCGAAGAGACCTGCGGTGATCAGTAGCCACCGGTTCAGGTAAACGCTGTCCGAGAGGCCGGTGTCCTGGTGGTACGGGGCTGATCTGCGCAGGATGAGCGGGAACCAGACCAGGAGCAGGAGCAGGGACAGGGCCACCGGGGCGCGCAGGTGGTTGAGCAGGCGGCGCCCGGTCGCACGGTCCGTGCGGTCCTTGTGCGGGGGGAGCGCGGCCTGGGTGGTGAGGTCGGCGGCGCTGTAGAGGGGTACCAGGACCAGATCGTGCAGCAGCGCGGCACCGATGAACCAGACGGCGACGGCAACGGTGCGGCCGGTGAGGAGCTGCACCGCGGCGTACCCGGCGACGGTGAAGCAGCAGGCCATGACGAGCAGGTGGACGGGGTGGGCGCCGTAGCGGCGCGAGAAGAGGCTCATGGTCACGTCCGGAAGGTGAGGCGGCGGACCCATTTGGTGTTGTTCACGCCGGGGTTGGCGGGAACGATGACGCGGGCGGGGTGGCCGTGGTCGGGGGAGAGCGGTGCTCCGTTGACGTGCAGGGCGAGCAGGGAGAGCGGGTTGCTGATCTGGTTGCCCGCCAGGAGCACGCGGCGGAA comes from the Streptomyces sp. NBC_01471 genome and includes:
- a CDS encoding DUF4331 domain-containing protein produces the protein MQPFRLPLRRPAVRRAEGVLASVGILALVTAGTVAGLAPGVSSASSHREAPLTAGDPKADNTDVYAFTSPDNADTVTLVANWIPFEEPNGGPNFYPFANDARYNIKIDNDGNGKPDTTYTWAFTDHIRDSANQFLYNTGVVKTLNDETLNFRQTYTLTSTDAGGQTKTLLKDAPAAPSNVGKASMPDYASLRKQATVSLPNGGQTYAGQASDPFFLDLRVFDLLYGGNLKESGHNTLAGYNVNTIALQVPKKDLALNGDATRNPVIGVWSTTDRKGAAVSSGKGAESSKGNEGSQAVGSDSKGGPPSPDQGQAGWHQVSRLGNPLVNEVVVPLKYKDAFNSIAPDTDHTVTPVVNAVLDPIVPKLIQSIYGVPAPATPRKDLSEIFLSGICKACGPIQADLNSQLLNADVKKSGFVPSEELRLNMAVPTTANPNRLGVLAKDLAGFPNGRRLNDDVVDIELQALEGAAQSGKIVPALAAGDAVNAPYRQPTSSFPYVALPNTAAVNQADSLHPDGGVGAGLGGTALTGGFPVVAVTALTGGALLALAGALVLRRRRASRM
- a CDS encoding tetratricopeptide repeat protein; this encodes MLAAGTVTVLGVGLFLGGGLALAPWNATQSDRSAGSAGAASGPTAGADPLAADIAGLQQHLRTAPRDAVALATLGLDYVQQAKSTADPTYYPKAEGVLTRSLASQKKDNFTAMGGMAALEAGRHRFTQALDWAEQAVAVNPYSSPLYGTLADAYTQLGRYAEAADATQRMVDLKPGAPSLSRASYVAELRGDITTARTDMRRALNDSAGPADQAFAHYYLGELAFNNGDPATELKEAEAGLRVAPSYTALFQAKARAETALGKTDAAIADLTRAVQRVPQPEYILQLGELYQSLGRTKQADEQYRIFRAEQQLFTTNGVALDSDAALFEADHGNPQQALAIARKGLATRPFLETHDALAWTLHVNGQDQEALDEANQALAPGMRSALFHYHRAMIEKSLGDNKAAREDLTAALTINPHFSPLYAPTARAALTTLKTSA
- a CDS encoding class F sortase, which produces MSTPAEPGRPSSPAEDGRPRRIHRFHPARPRRLIAAIAVAAGMGLAGAGTSALVSTQPAPRHTAADIGALPPPQTAPTSPGSPAAVPERIRIPGISLDHSLTGLDVGQDGHLDVPGDPGQVGWWSDGPRPGDPGAAVFVGHVDSMTGPAAFYNISALRPGDEITIDRADRSHVTFTVRALRQYDKNGFPDDKVYVTTGAPALRLITCGGTYDREHGGYRDNVVVFATLTTPGHTTPTRSGN